One window of the Runella slithyformis DSM 19594 genome contains the following:
- a CDS encoding LytR/AlgR family response regulator transcription factor yields MQTFPGVTPFENAVTLPRFQTKNGENRINPKHISFLMAQGNYTIFHLATGEQVLTSLPLGNYAPLLEWHGFVRIHKSYLVNLDCLQECTIERFTLVTFPNGEVIEIARRRRSKLKELFQIHKIILRYID; encoded by the coding sequence ATGCAGACTTTCCCCGGCGTGACCCCCTTTGAGAACGCAGTGACCTTACCGCGCTTTCAAACTAAAAATGGAGAAAATAGGATCAATCCAAAACATATTTCGTTTTTGATGGCACAGGGCAACTATACCATCTTCCATCTGGCAACGGGGGAGCAGGTATTGACTTCGCTGCCTTTGGGAAATTATGCCCCTTTGTTGGAATGGCATGGTTTTGTCCGCATCCACAAATCATATTTGGTCAATTTGGATTGTTTGCAGGAATGTACTATTGAACGCTTTACCCTGGTAACTTTTCCAAACGGAGAGGTAATTGAAATAGCCCGACGCCGGCGAAGTAAACTGAAAGAGTTGTTTCAAATACACAAAATTATTTTGCGATATATTGACTAG